In the Flavobacteriales bacterium genome, one interval contains:
- a CDS encoding T9SS type A sorting domain-containing protein → MKFQKYAFTVLMSLFFGAELWAQCLTLPNAVTQQLGSSNSIIEGKVVDQQTFAGADGNIYTTNSIDVYRVFKGDVGFSIDVITEGGVFGDLMQVVTPSAQMNIGDYGVLVLENDNQRSLVSLASGFFPVDERTGNVYGIKNVAHREALYEVIARSVGTQAIELRRLPADVLHPQTQSESRNLMEVASIFPLQVTAGTRTTIIISGAGFGADQGSGYVAFHNADDGGQSFVALQSGPHYLSWSDTQIELYVPSATLYNSVVAGTGLLRVVNADGQAAMSTQPLTVEYAKSEVIYSDQLNNTMLVGMQNGGYAYQMNNHLAQLTQGTAIVPDAFMKWACNTGVNFYLEEEVVNITDWAHDGINLIGLSYPGQLPSYLLGKTITTFSGCGSPNGIQWNLIEVDILINNDIDWWIGEGQPMIDRYDLATAILHEIGHAHLLQHNNELSSPMYFQLMEGAMRRDLHDPSIDGGNYVSTESAESAYTCGEEIHQYFDFSTCNLSVINGIEEEMDHSLTAFPNPFNDQITVSGDWNSKAQYSVLDALGRTILSGSLNSNLQVINTTELSNGVYFLQINDGSQSLVERLIKN, encoded by the coding sequence TTGAAGTTTCAAAAGTATGCGTTTACAGTGCTGATGTCCCTGTTTTTTGGGGCTGAATTGTGGGCGCAATGCTTAACGCTTCCAAATGCAGTGACGCAGCAGCTTGGTTCATCCAACAGCATCATTGAAGGAAAAGTTGTGGACCAACAAACGTTTGCGGGCGCAGACGGAAACATCTACACGACCAATTCCATTGATGTGTACAGGGTTTTTAAAGGCGATGTCGGATTCAGTATTGATGTAATTACTGAAGGCGGTGTTTTTGGCGATCTGATGCAAGTGGTAACTCCGAGTGCTCAAATGAACATTGGAGATTATGGTGTTTTGGTGCTCGAAAATGACAATCAGCGTTCGTTGGTTTCACTCGCATCTGGTTTCTTTCCTGTTGATGAGAGAACGGGAAACGTCTACGGGATTAAAAATGTCGCTCACCGCGAAGCATTGTACGAAGTGATTGCTCGTTCGGTTGGAACGCAAGCCATTGAATTGAGACGATTGCCAGCAGATGTTCTGCACCCTCAGACGCAAAGCGAAAGCAGAAACCTGATGGAAGTTGCATCCATCTTTCCGCTTCAGGTAACGGCTGGAACGAGAACTACAATTATCATTTCCGGAGCCGGTTTTGGTGCTGATCAAGGAAGCGGTTATGTTGCTTTTCATAATGCCGATGATGGCGGACAAAGTTTTGTGGCCTTGCAAAGTGGGCCGCATTATTTGAGTTGGTCCGATACACAAATTGAGTTGTATGTTCCTTCTGCCACGTTGTATAATTCTGTTGTTGCGGGAACTGGTTTGTTGCGCGTTGTAAATGCTGATGGACAAGCCGCCATGAGCACGCAACCGTTGACAGTAGAGTACGCAAAAAGCGAGGTGATCTATTCTGATCAACTGAACAATACCATGCTGGTTGGCATGCAGAATGGCGGCTACGCATATCAAATGAATAACCACTTGGCGCAATTGACTCAAGGTACGGCCATTGTGCCCGATGCCTTCATGAAATGGGCATGCAACACAGGCGTTAACTTCTATCTAGAAGAGGAAGTGGTCAACATTACAGATTGGGCACATGATGGCATTAACCTCATCGGATTATCCTATCCCGGTCAATTGCCTTCTTACCTGTTGGGAAAAACCATTACCACATTTTCTGGTTGCGGGTCTCCAAATGGAATACAATGGAATTTGATTGAAGTCGACATTCTCATAAACAACGATATCGATTGGTGGATAGGAGAAGGACAACCGATGATTGATCGCTATGATCTGGCAACGGCTATTCTTCACGAAATTGGGCATGCGCATTTATTGCAACACAATAATGAACTCAGTTCTCCAATGTATTTTCAGTTGATGGAAGGCGCCATGAGAAGAGACCTGCATGATCCTTCGATTGACGGTGGCAATTATGTGAGCACAGAAAGTGCTGAGTCAGCATATACATGCGGAGAAGAAATTCATCAATATTTCGATTTCAGCACATGTAATTTGAGTGTGATCAATGGAATTGAAGAAGAAATGGATCATTCGCTCACCGCATTTCCGAATCCTTTCAACGATCAGATCACCGTTTCTGGAGATTGGAATTCGAAAGCACAATATTCGGTGCTTGATGCGTTGGGAAGAACAATTTTATCGGGCAGTTTGAATTCCAACTTGCAAGTGATCAACACGACTGAACTCTCAAATGGTGTTTACTTCTTGCAGATAAATGACGGTTCGCAATCGCTAGTTGAGCGATTGATCAAAAACTGA
- a CDS encoding NAD(P)H-binding protein has protein sequence MKAAIAGSTGFIGSILLTLLEKDQDFTEVQVLSRRALELPDKFNVLVGNLSEQKLDTIDSAFCALGTTIATAGSQEAFYKVDHDLVIDFAKNAKAAGAKTFVLVSSVGANPKTSNFYLKVKGETEKDLEALEFDSLIILRPSMLMGERKEFRLGELIGKGVMTLFNPLMFGSLSKYKGIQGKTVAKAMLRLSKEHLKGVHVLEGDALHAFSRAIAARSSGVL, from the coding sequence ATGAAAGCAGCAATAGCAGGTTCCACAGGATTTATCGGCAGTATTCTTCTTACACTTCTAGAGAAGGATCAAGATTTCACCGAAGTACAGGTTCTATCAAGAAGGGCGTTAGAACTTCCTGACAAGTTCAATGTGCTGGTAGGTAACCTTTCTGAGCAAAAATTAGACACGATTGATAGTGCATTCTGCGCCTTGGGTACAACCATCGCGACAGCCGGAAGTCAAGAGGCTTTCTATAAAGTAGACCATGATCTGGTCATCGATTTTGCCAAAAATGCTAAGGCTGCTGGCGCGAAAACCTTTGTGCTTGTTTCCTCCGTAGGCGCCAATCCTAAGACTTCTAACTTTTACTTGAAAGTGAAAGGCGAAACAGAAAAAGACCTCGAAGCACTTGAGTTCGATTCGCTCATCATTCTCCGACCTTCCATGCTGATGGGCGAGCGAAAGGAATTCCGCCTTGGCGAGTTGATTGGGAAAGGAGTGATGACGCTTTTCAATCCGTTGATGTTCGGTTCACTCAGCAAATACAAAGGAATTCAAGGAAAAACGGTTGCCAAGGCGATGTTGCGCTTATCGAAAGAACACCTGAAAGGAGTTCACGTGTTGGAAGGAGATGCTCTTCACGCTTTTTCCCGAGCAATCGCTGCGCGTTCTTCAGGGGTTTTGTAG
- a CDS encoding DUF983 domain-containing protein has product MRMLEGTKMYSILRLKCPRCHEGDLFLTKNPYNYSNLEKMPEKCPVCGEKYWPEPGFYYGAMYVSYALTIALSVAVFVAMVVLWHFDILWYLGLNAAAIVVLFPPIFRVSRAVWFNFFVSYKTPEERAAIAREKA; this is encoded by the coding sequence TTGCGGATGTTGGAAGGCACTAAAATGTACAGTATTCTGAGATTGAAATGTCCTCGTTGTCACGAGGGAGACCTGTTTCTGACCAAGAATCCGTACAACTATTCCAACTTGGAGAAAATGCCGGAAAAATGTCCGGTGTGCGGAGAGAAATACTGGCCAGAACCAGGATTCTATTACGGGGCAATGTATGTGAGCTACGCGCTGACCATTGCATTGAGCGTGGCCGTGTTTGTTGCCATGGTCGTGCTATGGCATTTTGATATTCTCTGGTATTTAGGCTTGAACGCAGCGGCCATTGTGGTGCTTTTTCCACCCATATTCCGTGTCTCTCGCGCGGTTTGGTTCAACTTCTTTGTTTCCTACAAAACCCCTGAAGAACGCGCAGCGATTGCTCGGGAAAAAGCGTGA
- a CDS encoding ABC-F family ATP-binding cassette domain-containing protein, which yields MISLNQVSVQFNGKFLFNNISFLANPRDRIGLVGKNGAGKSTLLKVISGQQDPESGTVSKPSGSTIGYLSQDIKPKVGKTIFDETYSALAELKDLDAKVKYYTKQLEERTDYETDSYMDLIQDMHVANERFSLLGGDTADAEVEKVLMGLGFLRSDLTRKMEEFSGGWQMRVELAKILVQRPDVLLLDEPTNHLDILSIQWLEEFLKEHNGAVILVSHDRAFLDNITNRTIEITLGRINDYKVPYSKYVEQRAERIALQMASYENQQKFIADTERFIDRFRSKASKATQVQSRIKALEKVDRIQVEQQDNSVMRLRFPPAPRSGKVVVLAENVSKSYGGLEVLKNVNLMLDRGEKVALLGKNGEGKTTFSKIVVGDLDYTGNLELGHNVSMGYYAQDQAESLDSNKTVFQTLDDVARGDIRTKLRDILGSFLFGGEDIDKKVSVLSGGERGRLALAKLLLEPVNLLVLDEPTNHLDMHSKDVLKQALQKYDGAMIIVSHDRDFLSGLTSKVYEFRDKNVKEHIGDVYEFLQKVNATSIAEFSSKPKVEEVKVDAGKETKEEQRLRKEREKEVRNAKNRADRLEQEIAVIEKEIADLDELMLDAEGYKEALAERDVFKEYQQKQSQLDSKMAEWEEAVSKYEALSN from the coding sequence ATGATATCACTCAATCAGGTTTCAGTACAGTTCAACGGGAAATTCCTGTTCAATAACATCTCTTTTCTTGCCAATCCAAGAGATAGAATAGGTTTGGTAGGCAAGAATGGCGCAGGAAAGTCTACGCTTTTAAAGGTTATCTCAGGTCAGCAGGACCCAGAATCAGGTACCGTTTCCAAACCAAGCGGCTCCACCATCGGTTACCTTTCTCAGGACATCAAACCAAAAGTTGGAAAAACCATTTTTGATGAGACTTACAGTGCGCTTGCAGAGCTGAAAGATCTGGATGCAAAGGTGAAATACTACACCAAGCAACTGGAAGAGCGGACAGATTATGAAACAGATTCTTACATGGATCTGATTCAGGACATGCACGTGGCCAACGAGCGTTTCAGTTTGCTTGGGGGAGATACGGCCGATGCTGAAGTGGAAAAAGTACTGATGGGATTGGGCTTTTTGCGTAGCGACCTGACGCGCAAGATGGAGGAATTCAGTGGTGGATGGCAGATGCGCGTTGAGCTGGCCAAAATCCTTGTTCAACGGCCAGATGTGCTGTTGCTGGATGAGCCGACCAACCACCTCGATATCTTGTCGATCCAGTGGTTGGAGGAATTCTTAAAAGAGCACAATGGAGCGGTTATTCTCGTTTCGCATGATAGAGCATTCTTGGATAACATCACCAATCGCACGATTGAGATCACGCTTGGCAGGATCAATGATTACAAGGTTCCTTATTCTAAGTATGTAGAGCAACGGGCAGAAAGAATCGCGTTGCAGATGGCATCTTACGAGAATCAGCAGAAATTCATTGCTGATACAGAACGATTCATAGATCGATTCCGATCTAAGGCATCCAAAGCAACGCAGGTTCAAAGTAGGATAAAGGCACTTGAAAAAGTGGATAGAATTCAAGTGGAGCAGCAGGATAATTCGGTCATGCGACTTCGTTTCCCGCCTGCACCTCGCTCTGGTAAAGTGGTTGTGTTGGCCGAAAATGTTTCTAAAAGCTATGGCGGGTTAGAAGTGTTGAAGAATGTGAATCTGATGCTTGACCGTGGCGAGAAAGTGGCGCTTTTGGGAAAGAACGGTGAGGGAAAAACCACGTTCTCGAAAATCGTAGTAGGAGATTTGGATTACACTGGAAATCTTGAATTGGGACACAACGTTTCAATGGGCTATTATGCTCAAGATCAGGCCGAATCGCTCGATTCTAATAAGACCGTTTTTCAGACTTTGGATGATGTGGCGCGTGGAGATATCCGTACCAAGCTGCGCGATATTCTGGGTTCGTTCCTATTCGGTGGCGAAGACATTGATAAGAAAGTGAGCGTACTTTCTGGAGGGGAAAGAGGTCGATTGGCGTTGGCCAAATTGCTTCTTGAACCGGTGAACCTGCTGGTTTTGGATGAGCCGACCAATCACTTGGACATGCATTCTAAAGATGTGCTGAAACAAGCGCTTCAGAAGTATGATGGTGCCATGATCATTGTGTCTCACGACAGGGATTTCCTCAGTGGACTGACTTCCAAGGTCTATGAATTCCGAGATAAAAATGTGAAGGAACACATTGGCGATGTGTACGAATTCCTACAAAAGGTGAATGCCACGAGCATTGCTGAATTCAGCTCGAAACCGAAGGTTGAAGAAGTGAAAGTGGATGCAGGCAAAGAAACCAAAGAGGAACAAAGGCTGCGTAAGGAGCGCGAAAAGGAAGTTCGCAACGCCAAGAACAGAGCAGACAGATTGGAGCAGGAAATTGCCGTGATAGAAAAGGAAATTGCTGATCTGGACGAACTGATGCTAGATGCTGAAGGTTATAAAGAAGCCTTGGCCGAGCGCGATGTATTTAAAGAATATCAGCAGAAACAGAGCCAATTGGATTCCAAAATGGCCGAGTGGGAAGAGGCAGTTAGCAAGTATGAAGCGCTGAGTAATTAA
- a CDS encoding DUF308 domain-containing protein — MKRNVQIQALIAVLAAGLMFSSCGNIDIIKRKYRPGFHVDISKKRQKVQVAEETAVAYARKSEEMKTVEVVEPKAADSNEELVLTADAAEARPQTYQAEQRETMKEVVHSKEFKEMTFDERMKTIRREVLKPNPAPVAGTDWMKWVSFGTGIGSLAFGALALIFAILTVVFFSSFVWGAAVLAILLGGTAVTFSILHKKNNGTGSQSKLGFIFGIIGAGLGLLAIILGAIFFAVFVL; from the coding sequence ATGAAAAGAAACGTTCAGATTCAGGCATTGATAGCGGTTTTGGCCGCAGGGTTGATGTTCTCTTCGTGTGGAAACATCGATATTATTAAGAGGAAATACCGTCCAGGTTTCCATGTGGACATTTCGAAGAAGCGACAGAAAGTTCAGGTTGCCGAAGAAACGGCTGTGGCTTATGCTCGCAAAAGCGAGGAAATGAAAACAGTTGAAGTTGTTGAGCCAAAGGCCGCAGATTCAAATGAAGAGTTGGTCCTAACTGCCGATGCAGCCGAAGCACGTCCACAGACCTACCAAGCAGAGCAAAGAGAAACCATGAAGGAAGTGGTTCATTCAAAAGAGTTCAAAGAAATGACCTTTGATGAACGGATGAAAACCATAAGAAGAGAGGTTTTGAAGCCAAATCCAGCTCCTGTAGCGGGAACAGATTGGATGAAATGGGTTTCTTTCGGAACTGGAATCGGTTCACTTGCGTTTGGCGCATTGGCGTTGATTTTCGCAATTCTTACGGTAGTTTTCTTTTCATCATTTGTTTGGGGCGCTGCCGTGCTGGCAATCTTGCTTGGCGGAACTGCTGTTACATTTTCAATCCTTCATAAGAAGAACAATGGAACTGGATCTCAATCTAAATTAGGTTTCATCTTCGGAATAATCGGAGCCGGTCTTGGGCTCTTGGCCATCATATTGGGAGCTATTTTCTTTGCCGTATTCGTGCTGTAA
- a CDS encoding TIGR04282 family arsenosugar biosynthesis glycosyltransferase, translating to MYHLIIFVKNPVLGKVKTRLAASIGNERALDVYLKLLEITRKAALETDCVRNVFYSDEIAADAWDDDKFNKFVQEGDSLGERMKNAFEQVFALGATKAAIIGSDCPALTSDIIKGAFAALNDKDVCIGPAQDGGYYLIGMKELRPFLFEGKTWSTDSVLQETINDIEEKNLSYSLLSELSDLDNLDDLKHSNLNFPE from the coding sequence ATGTATCACCTGATCATTTTCGTGAAGAATCCTGTGCTTGGAAAAGTGAAGACGCGATTGGCTGCGAGCATTGGCAATGAACGGGCACTGGACGTGTATCTCAAGCTGTTGGAAATCACGCGAAAAGCGGCATTGGAAACTGATTGTGTTCGAAATGTGTTCTATTCGGATGAGATTGCAGCAGATGCGTGGGATGACGATAAGTTCAACAAGTTTGTGCAAGAAGGAGATTCGTTGGGAGAGAGGATGAAAAATGCCTTCGAGCAGGTTTTTGCTCTGGGAGCAACCAAGGCTGCAATCATTGGAAGCGATTGCCCAGCGCTTACCTCCGACATTATTAAAGGTGCTTTTGCGGCACTGAACGACAAAGATGTTTGTATTGGCCCAGCTCAGGATGGCGGTTATTACCTTATTGGAATGAAGGAACTGCGCCCGTTTCTATTCGAAGGAAAAACGTGGAGCACGGATTCGGTGCTTCAGGAAACGATCAACGACATCGAAGAAAAGAATCTGAGCTACAGCTTACTTTCTGAATTATCAGACCTCGACAACTTGGATGATCTGAAACATTCCAATCTGAATTTTCCAGAATGA
- a CDS encoding neutral/alkaline non-lysosomal ceramidase N-terminal domain-containing protein, which yields MYEIGVGKADITAFKLGVGMMGYGMYFNIVKGVETDLYARAVVFRDPTTGKKVALVNAEICFITIAIRLGVMKKLQRKHENLGFTEDSVMITAQHTHSAPGGYSHFGLYNMSIPGFVPEVYQKVVDGIVEAIVEAAESLQPATIKISKAEIGADKEVAFNRSLDAYNANPEVKTKLKKEETDQAVDRNMLLMRFDDLEGNPIGSWNWFGVHTTSLSNDNHRICSDNKGYAATFHENKVRKNRKDKFISVFAQRKTGDVTPNYKWDRKKKWTRGKFEDDFESAKYNGNIQFEHAHSLFKQAKTSNDIPTQIDHALTFVDFRKVIVDKEFACGQKDARTGPACHGVAFFEGTVEGPGMAPAVGALARTLIRAQKAYELAAAPFKPKEKAERIYLKYQTQGPKDILIEADDRRILGTRDIKNLVVPGWADPAVGQFKRFHANGSLGDKPWIQQILPIQIIIIGNIAMAGIPAEITTIAGQRLEDTLLEVLADRGVTEVVCSTYTNAYCGYITTYEEYQLQLYEGGHTVFGQHFLGAVQTKFKQLALELLKPENDRNVVEDGRPATFTDEELQLRSFDIKTQKRLIQL from the coding sequence ATGTATGAAATAGGTGTCGGGAAGGCAGATATCACTGCCTTCAAACTTGGCGTTGGAATGATGGGCTATGGAATGTATTTCAACATCGTTAAAGGTGTTGAGACAGACCTTTATGCAAGAGCAGTCGTTTTCAGGGACCCCACCACAGGGAAAAAAGTCGCCTTGGTGAATGCCGAGATCTGTTTTATTACCATCGCCATCAGGCTTGGTGTAATGAAGAAATTACAACGCAAGCACGAGAATCTGGGTTTTACCGAAGATTCGGTCATGATCACAGCGCAGCACACGCATAGCGCACCAGGCGGTTATTCGCATTTTGGCCTGTACAATATGTCTATTCCCGGTTTTGTTCCGGAAGTGTACCAGAAGGTGGTTGATGGCATTGTGGAAGCCATTGTAGAAGCGGCCGAAAGCCTTCAACCTGCAACTATTAAGATATCCAAAGCAGAGATCGGTGCCGATAAAGAAGTGGCATTCAATCGTTCGTTGGATGCTTACAATGCCAATCCTGAGGTTAAAACCAAGCTTAAAAAGGAAGAGACTGATCAAGCGGTTGATCGTAATATGCTGCTAATGCGTTTCGATGACCTTGAAGGAAACCCGATCGGATCTTGGAATTGGTTTGGTGTTCACACTACAAGCTTGAGCAACGACAATCATCGTATTTGTTCCGATAATAAAGGCTATGCAGCCACATTTCACGAGAATAAGGTCAGAAAGAACAGGAAGGATAAATTCATTTCGGTGTTTGCTCAACGCAAAACAGGTGATGTGACACCCAATTATAAATGGGACCGCAAGAAGAAATGGACGCGTGGTAAGTTTGAAGACGACTTTGAAAGCGCCAAATACAACGGAAACATCCAATTTGAGCACGCGCACAGTCTATTTAAACAAGCTAAAACAAGCAACGACATTCCAACGCAGATCGATCATGCGCTGACTTTCGTTGATTTCAGAAAAGTGATTGTTGACAAGGAATTTGCCTGTGGACAAAAAGATGCCCGAACCGGACCAGCCTGCCACGGTGTGGCCTTTTTTGAAGGTACGGTAGAAGGCCCAGGAATGGCTCCGGCTGTTGGCGCCTTGGCTCGCACGCTGATACGCGCACAGAAAGCTTACGAACTGGCCGCAGCTCCATTCAAACCAAAGGAGAAGGCGGAGAGGATCTATCTGAAATACCAAACGCAGGGTCCTAAGGATATACTGATTGAAGCTGATGATAGACGCATTCTTGGAACCAGAGATATCAAAAACCTGGTGGTTCCAGGTTGGGCCGATCCTGCTGTTGGGCAGTTCAAGCGTTTCCACGCAAACGGAAGTTTAGGCGATAAACCTTGGATCCAACAGATTCTTCCAATTCAGATCATCATCATAGGCAATATTGCAATGGCAGGAATTCCTGCTGAGATCACCACTATTGCAGGACAGCGTTTGGAAGATACATTGCTTGAGGTGCTGGCAGATCGTGGAGTTACTGAAGTGGTTTGCTCTACATACACCAATGCTTATTGCGGTTACATTACAACCTACGAAGAGTATCAGTTGCAATTATATGAAGGAGGACATACCGTTTTCGGTCAACATTTTTTGGGTGCAGTTCAAACTAAGTTCAAACAATTGGCGCTTGAATTATTGAAACCGGAAAATGACCGTAATGTGGTAGAAGACGGTCGTCCAGCCACTTTTACGGACGAAGAGCTGCAACTCCGCTCGTTCGATATCAAAACTCAAAAGCGCTTGATTCAATTGTAA